The following coding sequences are from one Leishmania braziliensis MHOM/BR/75/M2904 complete genome, chromosome 36 window:
- a CDS encoding putative translation initiation factor 2 subunit — translation MSRPHHATLESIKYTSGSLSLLDQSKLPLETVFHDVLTVEDIWSAIKEMRVRGAPAIAVSAALGIAVATQRKVDCGALKSGSEVQAFLLKSCDFVMASRPTAVNLFNCLRDLKAQVDKFDSTKPAGEVAKAFVELAEAVYAEDVGLNESIMRHGAAHILAAAKEYGREKVSILTICNTGALATSRYGTALGVVRQLFYDDKLEKVYACETRPWNQGARLTVYECVQEGIPCTLICDGAASSLMRSHKIDAVVVGADRICQNGDTANKIGTYNLAVLAKFHGVKFYVAASTKTLDAETASGDHVHIEEREPTEITTNMVTKQRVVVDGPHLSIWNPVFDITPGELITGGIITEKGVQGPAASTPHYDIASIVAQE, via the coding sequence ATGTCCAGGCCGCATCACGCCACGCTAGAGTCGATCAAGTACACCTCTGGCTCTTTGAGTCTGCTGGATCAGAGCAAGCTGCCCCTCGAGACCGTCTTCCATGATGTTCTCACCGTGGAGGATATTTGGTCGGCCATCAAGGagatgcgtgtgcgtggagCGCCGGCGATCGCCGTCAGCGCGGCGCTCGGCATTGCGGTGGCGACCCAAAGAAAAGTTGACTGCGGTGCACTGAAGAGCGGCAGTGAGGTGCAGGCCTTCTTGCTGAAGAGCTGTGACTTTGTCATGGCAAGCAGGCCAACCGCCGTGAACCTCTTCAACTGCCTGCGCGACCTTAAGGCGCAGGTTGATAAGTTTGACTCGACCAAGCCGGCTGGCGAGGTGGCGAAAGCCTTCGTCGAgctggcagaggcggtgTACGCAGAGGATGTGGGGTTGAACGAGAGCATTATGCGGCACGGTGCGGCACACATTTTAGCCGCTGCTAAGGAATACGGCCGAGAGAAGGTGAGCATTCTCACAATCTGCAACACAGGCGCACTGGCAACGTCACGCTACGGCACGGCACTCGGTGTTGTGCGACAACTCTTCTACGACGACAAGCTGGAGAAGGTGTACGCATGTGAGACTCGGCCGTGGAACCAGGGTGCTCGACTCACGGTGTACGAGTGTGTGCAGGAAGGCATCCCGTGTACGCTCATCTGCGACGGGGCGGCCTCGTCGCTGATGAGGAGCCATAAAATCGACGCTGTCGTCGTTGGCGCCGATCGCATTTGCCAAAACGGCGATACAGCGAACAAGATTGGTACGTACAACTTGGCCGTGTTGGCTAAGTTTCACGGAGTGAAGTTCTACGTGGCCGCCTCGACTAAGACCCTCGATGCGGAGACCGCGAGTGGCGATCACGTCCACATTGAGGAGCGCGAGCCGACGGAAATTACAACGAACATGGTGACAAAGCAGCGCGTCGTGGTGGATGGACCACACCTGTCCATCTGGAACCCCGTCTTTGACATAACGCCAGGCGAGCTGATCACTGGCGGCATCATCACAGAAAAGGGTGTACAGGGGCCGGCGGCAAGTACCCCACACTACGACATCGCGTCTATCGTTGCACAGGAGTGA
- a CDS encoding putative exosome-associated protein 4, translating to MKRADGRESPEAVRAIHVATNMLANCHSSACVEIGQTRVLCGVRPPQQLVQEYRGTRGRVSCQVHRSLASSLNLDNSSDRDMALALEGVAEQAVVLERIPQLLVEVLIEIVHDDGAVWDAATTALCAALTAGGVELYDSFSACSAALRHDGAIVADLAREEAATAIASVVVCSGLSLGGVYYCCHRGACEATTMSQLLQAAMKGIQVRKVPLLEQIRNPLV from the coding sequence ATGAAACGGGCTGACGGTCGAGAGTCTCCGGAGGCAGTGCGGGCCATCCACGTCGCCACCAACATGCTGGCCAACTGTCACAGTAGCGCCTGCGTCGAGATTGGTCAGACACGCGTCCTGTGTGGTGTCCgtccgccgcagcagctcgttcAGGAATACCGCGGCACGCGCGGCCGTGTCAGCTGCCAAGTCCACCGCAGCTTAGCGTCCTCGTTGAATCTCGACAACTCTAGCGACCGCGACATGGCCCTCGCGCTCGAGGGAGTGGCAGAGCAAGCGGTAGTGCTGGAGCGCATTCCACAACTGCTCGTGGAGGTGCTGATTGAGATAGTGCACGACGACGGGGCTGTCTGGGACGCTGCGACGACCGCCTTGTGCGCCGCCCTCACCGCAGGTGGCGTGGAGCTTTACGACTCGTTTTCGgcgtgcagcgccgcgttgcGGCACGATGGTGCCATTGTTGCGGACCTTGCgcgagaggaggcggcaacggcgatAGCGAGCGTGGTGGTGTGCAGCGGCCTCTCCCTCGGCGGCGTGTACTACTGCTGCCACAGAGGCGCGTGCGAGGCAACAACGATgagccagctgctgcaagcGGCGATGAAGGGAATACAAGTGCGCAAGGTCCCACTTTTAGAGCAGATCCGGAACCCGTTGGTCTAA